Proteins from one Rubrivirga marina genomic window:
- a CDS encoding energy transducer TonB yields PPAPPPPVEVSDEVDIEDIIDTIDLSFEDVAPVDSTPPKPEPPVVVIPTPDPPEAPVLPDAIDDSDLVHVVAEVQPELIGGLAGLQGRIEYPEMARRVGIEGQVVVQFVVDERGNVVDPIVLRSPNELLSEAALKAVRESQFTPGQQRGRPVKVRFAVPVTFRLR; encoded by the coding sequence CCGCCGGCCCCACCCCCGCCAGTCGAGGTCTCGGACGAGGTCGACATCGAGGACATCATCGACACCATCGACCTGTCCTTCGAGGACGTCGCGCCCGTCGACTCGACACCGCCCAAGCCGGAGCCGCCCGTGGTCGTGATCCCGACACCTGACCCGCCCGAGGCCCCGGTCCTGCCGGACGCAATCGACGACTCGGACCTCGTCCACGTCGTCGCGGAGGTCCAGCCGGAGTTGATCGGCGGGCTGGCCGGGCTCCAGGGCCGGATCGAGTACCCGGAGATGGCGCGGCGCGTCGGGATCGAGGGCCAGGTCGTCGTCCAGTTCGTCGTCGACGAGCGGGGGAACGTCGTCGACCCCATCGTCCTCCGGTCCCCGAACGAGCTCCTGTCGGAGGCCGCGCTCAAGGCCGTCCGCGAGAGCCAGTTCACGCCGGGCCAGCAGCGCGGGCGCCCGGTGAAGGTCCGGTTCGCCGTCCCCGTCACCTTCCGCCTCCGCTGA